In Pangasianodon hypophthalmus isolate fPanHyp1 chromosome 3, fPanHyp1.pri, whole genome shotgun sequence, a single genomic region encodes these proteins:
- the pald1b gene encoding phosphatase domain containing paladin 1b isoform X1, with the protein MKKQKAKDIGTAVRSVWSDCSSVWIMGTTASAGSQPASVTPTHHIDHQAGDIAEDKRSMSSSSSQALNIPNSKPKSIITNKVAPVVITYNCREEFQIHDSILSANYSVGKISDTLPEHYLVLGEFFMVQDVNSRADVLNTTGSYGAPNFRKAKENYPLFGMGQASLNGFKQVLQRLESEAYEEVIFFCVREEPIVFLRLDKDFIPYTPRRKENLHENLHDLRSVVRAEQLELSIRKELCDFAKLCENIIYVYNDIENFKDEPQHVRIVSEEDILVTEEVYKRPQFNLPSYRYYRLPLPKEGAPVEEDFDEFVNVLRKSPSLSVLRDSSRPLPALLFSCQVGVGRTNLGLILGALVFHHLHGAPYNTREEDTSVKQQPEFQAIQNLISRLPKGQQVLDEVNRAIEMCSEMHNIKDAIYENKRKMEAICEDYQIQGSSTKTYFLQKTLQNLESYFYLIVFNAYLHDQYPQMFAQSFSQWLCVNAWIYRLLGSMNRSELLAPASLVTDGTRILVASEFLAPDVLGTAKEMRVANFRRVLKTVVYGMAQPSSEAVSVVLSYLTDERRRHSSIVWVNLQEELILEGNGQMFTSREPGCLEQPIQVYVQNPQQHETLELALKEDILRCEKWLEVVLEQEKQMRMLKSCHTVQEIFAKQKNIYAGLTYQRIPLTECCAPKEEFFDQLLEAMKCSLGEDPSSAFIFNCSDGKDRTTTAMVIATLTLWHFNGFPDCVDEEIVSVPDAKYTKGEFEVVMQVVRLLPDGHRMKREVDMALDVVSETMTPMHYHLREIIICSYKQIKRAKSEAELQQLRLRSLQYLERYIYLILFNSYLHLEKKDSWRRPFSLWMHQVAAQAGIYGILNQLGFPEFEAPTSCPLARLRYRWRQHSAYSLPIRGELI; encoded by the exons ATGAAGAAGCAAAAGGCAAAGGATATCGGCACAGCTGTCAGATC TGTGTGGTCCGATTGCAGCTCTGTGTGGATTATGGGCACTACTGCTAGTGCAGGGTCCCAGCCTGCATCAGTGACTCCTACACACCACATCGATCACCAAGCTGGTGATATAGCTGAAGACAAGCGCTCcatgagcagcagctcttcACAGGCACTGAATATTCCCAACAGCAAACCCAAGTCCATTATCACAAACAAGGTGGCCCCCGTTGTCATCAC GTATAACTGCAGGGAAGAGTTTCAAATTCATGATAGTATCCTCTCAGCTAACTACTCTGTGGGAAAAATATCTGACACACTACCTGAGCATTACCTAGTGCTG GGGGAGTTTTTTATGGTGCAGGATGTGAATAGTAGAGCAGATGTCTTAAACACTACAGGAAGCTACGGGGCCCCTAACTTCCGGAAAGCCAAGGAAAACTACCCTCTCTTTGGAATGGGCCAGGCCAGCCTGAATGGCTTCAAACAGGTCCTCCAGAGGTTAGAGAGTGAAGCTTATGAG GAAGTGATATTCTTCTGTGTGCGGGAAGAGCCTATTGTCTTCCTGCGTCTGGATAAAGACTTTATTCCATACACTCCCAGGAGGAAAGAGAACCTCCATGAGAACCTACATGACCTGAGAAGTGTGGTCAGAGCAGAGCAGCTGGAGCTGTCCATCAGAAAAGAG CTGTGTGACTTTGCTAAACTCTGTGAGAACATCATCTATGTTTATAATGACATTGAGAACTTCAAAGATGAGCCGCAGCATGTTAGGATTGTGTCTGAGGAGGACATACTTGTAACCGAGGAGGTTTACAAAAGACCACAGTTCAATTTGCCTTCATACAG ATATTACAGACTCCCGCTTCCTAAGGAGGGGGCACCAGTGGAGGAGGATTTTGATGAATTTGTAAATGTGCTTAGG AAAAGCCCTAGCTTGTCAGTATTGCGTGATAGCTCCAGGCCTCTGCCTGCACTGCTGTTCAGCTGCCAGGTGGGGGTGGGACGAACCAACCTCGGCCTTATCCTTGGTGCACTAGTCTTTCACCATCTACATGGGGCACCGTATAACACCAG GGAAGAGGACACATCAGTCAAGCAGCAGCCAGAATTTCAAGCCATTCAGAATCTGATCAGTCGCCTCCCCAAAGGTCAACAAGTGCTTGATGAG GTCAATAGAGCTATTGAAATGTGTTCAGAAATGCACAACATCAAAGATgcaatatatgaaaataaaagaaaaatggaagcAATTTGTGAGGATTATCAGATACAA GGAAGCAGTACAAAGACTTATTTCTTGCAAAAGACCCTGCAGAATCTTGAGTCTTATTTCTACTTAATAGTGTTCAATGCTTATCTTCATGATCAG TATCCTCAGATGTTTGCCCAGAGTTTCAGTCAGTGgctgtgtgtgaatgcatggaTCTACAGGCTGCTTGGCAGTATGAACCGTTCTGAGCTCTTAGCACCAGCCAGCCTTGTCACTGATGGCACCAGGATACTG GTGGCCAGTGAGTTTTTGGCACCAGACGTACTTGGTACAGCCAAGGAAATGAGGGTGGCCAACTTCAGACGAGTTCTTAAGACAGTTGTGTATGGCATGGCCCAGCCAAGCTCTGAG GCTGTTTCTGTTGTGTTATCTTACCTCACGGATGAGCGACGGAGGCATTCCAGCATTGTATGGGTGAATCTGCAAGAGGAACTGATTCTGGAAGGTAATGGGCAGATGTTCACATCTCGAGAACCAGGCTGTCTGGAGCAACCAATCCAAGTGTATGTGCAGAACCCACAACAGCATGAG ACACTGGAGCTGGCACTAAAAGAGGACATTCTCAGGTGTGAGAAGTGGCTTGAGGTAGTTCTTGAACAGGAGAAGCAGATGAGAATGCTGAAAAGCTGTCATACTGTCCAGGAAATCTTTGCCAAGCAAAAGAACATTTACGCAGGCCTCACATATCAGCGTATCCCTCTTACTGAATGCTGTGCTCCAAAGGAGGAG TTTTTTGACCAGCTGTTAGAGGCCATGAAGTGCAGTCTTGGGGAGGATCCCAGCTCAGCTTTTATCTTCAACTGCAGTGATGGGAAAGACCGAACCACTACTGCCATGGTCATCGCCACACTTACTCTCTGGCACTTCAAC GGCTTTCCTGACTGTGTGGATGAAGAAATTGTAAGTGTCCCAGATGCAAAGTACACAAAAGGAGAGTTTGAG GTGGTGATGCAGGTGGTCAGATTGCTACCTGATGGTCACCGTATGAAAAGAGAGGTGGACATGGCCCTAGACGTTGTCAGTGAGACGATGACTCCCATGCATTACCACTTACGGGAGATCATTATATGCTCGTATAAACAG ATCAAAAGAGCAAAATCAGAGGCTGAACTGCAGCAGTTACGTCTGAGAAGCCTGCAGTACCTGGAGCGCTATATTTACCTCATCCTATTCAACAGCTACCTTCACCTGGAGAAGAAAGACTCCTGGAGACGACCGTTCAGCCTGTGGATGCACCAG GTGGCAGCACAAGCCGGTATCTACGGCATCCTCAACCAGCTGGGCTTCCCTGAGTTTGAGGCACCTACGAGTTGTCCACTGGCCAGACTACGCTACCGCTGGAGACAGCATAGTGCTTATTCACTGCCCATCCGTGGAGAGCTCATCTAA
- the pald1b gene encoding phosphatase domain containing paladin 1b isoform X2, with amino-acid sequence MKKQKAKDIGTAVRSSVWIMGTTASAGSQPASVTPTHHIDHQAGDIAEDKRSMSSSSSQALNIPNSKPKSIITNKVAPVVITYNCREEFQIHDSILSANYSVGKISDTLPEHYLVLGEFFMVQDVNSRADVLNTTGSYGAPNFRKAKENYPLFGMGQASLNGFKQVLQRLESEAYEEVIFFCVREEPIVFLRLDKDFIPYTPRRKENLHENLHDLRSVVRAEQLELSIRKELCDFAKLCENIIYVYNDIENFKDEPQHVRIVSEEDILVTEEVYKRPQFNLPSYRYYRLPLPKEGAPVEEDFDEFVNVLRKSPSLSVLRDSSRPLPALLFSCQVGVGRTNLGLILGALVFHHLHGAPYNTREEDTSVKQQPEFQAIQNLISRLPKGQQVLDEVNRAIEMCSEMHNIKDAIYENKRKMEAICEDYQIQGSSTKTYFLQKTLQNLESYFYLIVFNAYLHDQYPQMFAQSFSQWLCVNAWIYRLLGSMNRSELLAPASLVTDGTRILVASEFLAPDVLGTAKEMRVANFRRVLKTVVYGMAQPSSEAVSVVLSYLTDERRRHSSIVWVNLQEELILEGNGQMFTSREPGCLEQPIQVYVQNPQQHETLELALKEDILRCEKWLEVVLEQEKQMRMLKSCHTVQEIFAKQKNIYAGLTYQRIPLTECCAPKEEFFDQLLEAMKCSLGEDPSSAFIFNCSDGKDRTTTAMVIATLTLWHFNGFPDCVDEEIVSVPDAKYTKGEFEVVMQVVRLLPDGHRMKREVDMALDVVSETMTPMHYHLREIIICSYKQIKRAKSEAELQQLRLRSLQYLERYIYLILFNSYLHLEKKDSWRRPFSLWMHQVAAQAGIYGILNQLGFPEFEAPTSCPLARLRYRWRQHSAYSLPIRGELI; translated from the exons ATGAAGAAGCAAAAGGCAAAGGATATCGGCACAGCTGTCAGATC CTCTGTGTGGATTATGGGCACTACTGCTAGTGCAGGGTCCCAGCCTGCATCAGTGACTCCTACACACCACATCGATCACCAAGCTGGTGATATAGCTGAAGACAAGCGCTCcatgagcagcagctcttcACAGGCACTGAATATTCCCAACAGCAAACCCAAGTCCATTATCACAAACAAGGTGGCCCCCGTTGTCATCAC GTATAACTGCAGGGAAGAGTTTCAAATTCATGATAGTATCCTCTCAGCTAACTACTCTGTGGGAAAAATATCTGACACACTACCTGAGCATTACCTAGTGCTG GGGGAGTTTTTTATGGTGCAGGATGTGAATAGTAGAGCAGATGTCTTAAACACTACAGGAAGCTACGGGGCCCCTAACTTCCGGAAAGCCAAGGAAAACTACCCTCTCTTTGGAATGGGCCAGGCCAGCCTGAATGGCTTCAAACAGGTCCTCCAGAGGTTAGAGAGTGAAGCTTATGAG GAAGTGATATTCTTCTGTGTGCGGGAAGAGCCTATTGTCTTCCTGCGTCTGGATAAAGACTTTATTCCATACACTCCCAGGAGGAAAGAGAACCTCCATGAGAACCTACATGACCTGAGAAGTGTGGTCAGAGCAGAGCAGCTGGAGCTGTCCATCAGAAAAGAG CTGTGTGACTTTGCTAAACTCTGTGAGAACATCATCTATGTTTATAATGACATTGAGAACTTCAAAGATGAGCCGCAGCATGTTAGGATTGTGTCTGAGGAGGACATACTTGTAACCGAGGAGGTTTACAAAAGACCACAGTTCAATTTGCCTTCATACAG ATATTACAGACTCCCGCTTCCTAAGGAGGGGGCACCAGTGGAGGAGGATTTTGATGAATTTGTAAATGTGCTTAGG AAAAGCCCTAGCTTGTCAGTATTGCGTGATAGCTCCAGGCCTCTGCCTGCACTGCTGTTCAGCTGCCAGGTGGGGGTGGGACGAACCAACCTCGGCCTTATCCTTGGTGCACTAGTCTTTCACCATCTACATGGGGCACCGTATAACACCAG GGAAGAGGACACATCAGTCAAGCAGCAGCCAGAATTTCAAGCCATTCAGAATCTGATCAGTCGCCTCCCCAAAGGTCAACAAGTGCTTGATGAG GTCAATAGAGCTATTGAAATGTGTTCAGAAATGCACAACATCAAAGATgcaatatatgaaaataaaagaaaaatggaagcAATTTGTGAGGATTATCAGATACAA GGAAGCAGTACAAAGACTTATTTCTTGCAAAAGACCCTGCAGAATCTTGAGTCTTATTTCTACTTAATAGTGTTCAATGCTTATCTTCATGATCAG TATCCTCAGATGTTTGCCCAGAGTTTCAGTCAGTGgctgtgtgtgaatgcatggaTCTACAGGCTGCTTGGCAGTATGAACCGTTCTGAGCTCTTAGCACCAGCCAGCCTTGTCACTGATGGCACCAGGATACTG GTGGCCAGTGAGTTTTTGGCACCAGACGTACTTGGTACAGCCAAGGAAATGAGGGTGGCCAACTTCAGACGAGTTCTTAAGACAGTTGTGTATGGCATGGCCCAGCCAAGCTCTGAG GCTGTTTCTGTTGTGTTATCTTACCTCACGGATGAGCGACGGAGGCATTCCAGCATTGTATGGGTGAATCTGCAAGAGGAACTGATTCTGGAAGGTAATGGGCAGATGTTCACATCTCGAGAACCAGGCTGTCTGGAGCAACCAATCCAAGTGTATGTGCAGAACCCACAACAGCATGAG ACACTGGAGCTGGCACTAAAAGAGGACATTCTCAGGTGTGAGAAGTGGCTTGAGGTAGTTCTTGAACAGGAGAAGCAGATGAGAATGCTGAAAAGCTGTCATACTGTCCAGGAAATCTTTGCCAAGCAAAAGAACATTTACGCAGGCCTCACATATCAGCGTATCCCTCTTACTGAATGCTGTGCTCCAAAGGAGGAG TTTTTTGACCAGCTGTTAGAGGCCATGAAGTGCAGTCTTGGGGAGGATCCCAGCTCAGCTTTTATCTTCAACTGCAGTGATGGGAAAGACCGAACCACTACTGCCATGGTCATCGCCACACTTACTCTCTGGCACTTCAAC GGCTTTCCTGACTGTGTGGATGAAGAAATTGTAAGTGTCCCAGATGCAAAGTACACAAAAGGAGAGTTTGAG GTGGTGATGCAGGTGGTCAGATTGCTACCTGATGGTCACCGTATGAAAAGAGAGGTGGACATGGCCCTAGACGTTGTCAGTGAGACGATGACTCCCATGCATTACCACTTACGGGAGATCATTATATGCTCGTATAAACAG ATCAAAAGAGCAAAATCAGAGGCTGAACTGCAGCAGTTACGTCTGAGAAGCCTGCAGTACCTGGAGCGCTATATTTACCTCATCCTATTCAACAGCTACCTTCACCTGGAGAAGAAAGACTCCTGGAGACGACCGTTCAGCCTGTGGATGCACCAG GTGGCAGCACAAGCCGGTATCTACGGCATCCTCAACCAGCTGGGCTTCCCTGAGTTTGAGGCACCTACGAGTTGTCCACTGGCCAGACTACGCTACCGCTGGAGACAGCATAGTGCTTATTCACTGCCCATCCGTGGAGAGCTCATCTAA
- the pald1b gene encoding phosphatase domain containing paladin 1b isoform X3, protein MGTTASAGSQPASVTPTHHIDHQAGDIAEDKRSMSSSSSQALNIPNSKPKSIITNKVAPVVITYNCREEFQIHDSILSANYSVGKISDTLPEHYLVLGEFFMVQDVNSRADVLNTTGSYGAPNFRKAKENYPLFGMGQASLNGFKQVLQRLESEAYEEVIFFCVREEPIVFLRLDKDFIPYTPRRKENLHENLHDLRSVVRAEQLELSIRKELCDFAKLCENIIYVYNDIENFKDEPQHVRIVSEEDILVTEEVYKRPQFNLPSYRYYRLPLPKEGAPVEEDFDEFVNVLRKSPSLSVLRDSSRPLPALLFSCQVGVGRTNLGLILGALVFHHLHGAPYNTREEDTSVKQQPEFQAIQNLISRLPKGQQVLDEVNRAIEMCSEMHNIKDAIYENKRKMEAICEDYQIQGSSTKTYFLQKTLQNLESYFYLIVFNAYLHDQYPQMFAQSFSQWLCVNAWIYRLLGSMNRSELLAPASLVTDGTRILVASEFLAPDVLGTAKEMRVANFRRVLKTVVYGMAQPSSEAVSVVLSYLTDERRRHSSIVWVNLQEELILEGNGQMFTSREPGCLEQPIQVYVQNPQQHETLELALKEDILRCEKWLEVVLEQEKQMRMLKSCHTVQEIFAKQKNIYAGLTYQRIPLTECCAPKEEFFDQLLEAMKCSLGEDPSSAFIFNCSDGKDRTTTAMVIATLTLWHFNGFPDCVDEEIVSVPDAKYTKGEFEVVMQVVRLLPDGHRMKREVDMALDVVSETMTPMHYHLREIIICSYKQIKRAKSEAELQQLRLRSLQYLERYIYLILFNSYLHLEKKDSWRRPFSLWMHQVAAQAGIYGILNQLGFPEFEAPTSCPLARLRYRWRQHSAYSLPIRGELI, encoded by the exons ATGGGCACTACTGCTAGTGCAGGGTCCCAGCCTGCATCAGTGACTCCTACACACCACATCGATCACCAAGCTGGTGATATAGCTGAAGACAAGCGCTCcatgagcagcagctcttcACAGGCACTGAATATTCCCAACAGCAAACCCAAGTCCATTATCACAAACAAGGTGGCCCCCGTTGTCATCAC GTATAACTGCAGGGAAGAGTTTCAAATTCATGATAGTATCCTCTCAGCTAACTACTCTGTGGGAAAAATATCTGACACACTACCTGAGCATTACCTAGTGCTG GGGGAGTTTTTTATGGTGCAGGATGTGAATAGTAGAGCAGATGTCTTAAACACTACAGGAAGCTACGGGGCCCCTAACTTCCGGAAAGCCAAGGAAAACTACCCTCTCTTTGGAATGGGCCAGGCCAGCCTGAATGGCTTCAAACAGGTCCTCCAGAGGTTAGAGAGTGAAGCTTATGAG GAAGTGATATTCTTCTGTGTGCGGGAAGAGCCTATTGTCTTCCTGCGTCTGGATAAAGACTTTATTCCATACACTCCCAGGAGGAAAGAGAACCTCCATGAGAACCTACATGACCTGAGAAGTGTGGTCAGAGCAGAGCAGCTGGAGCTGTCCATCAGAAAAGAG CTGTGTGACTTTGCTAAACTCTGTGAGAACATCATCTATGTTTATAATGACATTGAGAACTTCAAAGATGAGCCGCAGCATGTTAGGATTGTGTCTGAGGAGGACATACTTGTAACCGAGGAGGTTTACAAAAGACCACAGTTCAATTTGCCTTCATACAG ATATTACAGACTCCCGCTTCCTAAGGAGGGGGCACCAGTGGAGGAGGATTTTGATGAATTTGTAAATGTGCTTAGG AAAAGCCCTAGCTTGTCAGTATTGCGTGATAGCTCCAGGCCTCTGCCTGCACTGCTGTTCAGCTGCCAGGTGGGGGTGGGACGAACCAACCTCGGCCTTATCCTTGGTGCACTAGTCTTTCACCATCTACATGGGGCACCGTATAACACCAG GGAAGAGGACACATCAGTCAAGCAGCAGCCAGAATTTCAAGCCATTCAGAATCTGATCAGTCGCCTCCCCAAAGGTCAACAAGTGCTTGATGAG GTCAATAGAGCTATTGAAATGTGTTCAGAAATGCACAACATCAAAGATgcaatatatgaaaataaaagaaaaatggaagcAATTTGTGAGGATTATCAGATACAA GGAAGCAGTACAAAGACTTATTTCTTGCAAAAGACCCTGCAGAATCTTGAGTCTTATTTCTACTTAATAGTGTTCAATGCTTATCTTCATGATCAG TATCCTCAGATGTTTGCCCAGAGTTTCAGTCAGTGgctgtgtgtgaatgcatggaTCTACAGGCTGCTTGGCAGTATGAACCGTTCTGAGCTCTTAGCACCAGCCAGCCTTGTCACTGATGGCACCAGGATACTG GTGGCCAGTGAGTTTTTGGCACCAGACGTACTTGGTACAGCCAAGGAAATGAGGGTGGCCAACTTCAGACGAGTTCTTAAGACAGTTGTGTATGGCATGGCCCAGCCAAGCTCTGAG GCTGTTTCTGTTGTGTTATCTTACCTCACGGATGAGCGACGGAGGCATTCCAGCATTGTATGGGTGAATCTGCAAGAGGAACTGATTCTGGAAGGTAATGGGCAGATGTTCACATCTCGAGAACCAGGCTGTCTGGAGCAACCAATCCAAGTGTATGTGCAGAACCCACAACAGCATGAG ACACTGGAGCTGGCACTAAAAGAGGACATTCTCAGGTGTGAGAAGTGGCTTGAGGTAGTTCTTGAACAGGAGAAGCAGATGAGAATGCTGAAAAGCTGTCATACTGTCCAGGAAATCTTTGCCAAGCAAAAGAACATTTACGCAGGCCTCACATATCAGCGTATCCCTCTTACTGAATGCTGTGCTCCAAAGGAGGAG TTTTTTGACCAGCTGTTAGAGGCCATGAAGTGCAGTCTTGGGGAGGATCCCAGCTCAGCTTTTATCTTCAACTGCAGTGATGGGAAAGACCGAACCACTACTGCCATGGTCATCGCCACACTTACTCTCTGGCACTTCAAC GGCTTTCCTGACTGTGTGGATGAAGAAATTGTAAGTGTCCCAGATGCAAAGTACACAAAAGGAGAGTTTGAG GTGGTGATGCAGGTGGTCAGATTGCTACCTGATGGTCACCGTATGAAAAGAGAGGTGGACATGGCCCTAGACGTTGTCAGTGAGACGATGACTCCCATGCATTACCACTTACGGGAGATCATTATATGCTCGTATAAACAG ATCAAAAGAGCAAAATCAGAGGCTGAACTGCAGCAGTTACGTCTGAGAAGCCTGCAGTACCTGGAGCGCTATATTTACCTCATCCTATTCAACAGCTACCTTCACCTGGAGAAGAAAGACTCCTGGAGACGACCGTTCAGCCTGTGGATGCACCAG GTGGCAGCACAAGCCGGTATCTACGGCATCCTCAACCAGCTGGGCTTCCCTGAGTTTGAGGCACCTACGAGTTGTCCACTGGCCAGACTACGCTACCGCTGGAGACAGCATAGTGCTTATTCACTGCCCATCCGTGGAGAGCTCATCTAA